From Bosea sp. NBC_00550, the proteins below share one genomic window:
- a CDS encoding porin, with protein sequence MPRSILALLLTCLATAAAAQSIGEPLPGRAAPRESFSKPAPTAGRGARPCPEYGAGFVRLEGSSFCVRAGGAVRAEFGKSSRSGYGSRADGMVYLESRGESAFGPVRSVLSVRGGVDRGLDSGPFRY encoded by the coding sequence ATGCCTCGCTCAATTCTCGCTTTGCTCCTGACCTGCCTCGCGACGGCGGCTGCAGCGCAGTCGATCGGCGAGCCCCTGCCCGGGCGCGCCGCCCCCCGCGAATCCTTCAGCAAGCCGGCTCCCACTGCGGGTCGCGGCGCACGCCCCTGCCCTGAATACGGGGCGGGCTTCGTCAGGCTCGAAGGCTCGTCCTTCTGCGTCCGGGCCGGCGGCGCGGTGCGTGCAGAATTCGGCAAGAGCTCGCGCAGCGGTTATGGCAGCCGCGCCGATGGCATGGTCTATCTCGAAAGCCGCGGCGAAAGCGCATTCGGCCCGGTCCGCTCGGTGCTCAGTGTTCGCGGCGGGGTCGATCGCGGGCTGGATTCCGGCCCGTTCCGCTACTGA
- a CDS encoding TRAP transporter substrate-binding protein, which translates to MKRRQFIQTAAAGAAATAAVAMPAVAQSNPEVKWRLASSFPKSLDTIYAGAEIMAKMVSELTDGKFQIQVFAAGEIVPALQAADAVSNNTVEMCHTVSYYYVGKDPTFAVAASVPFGLNARQQNAWLFQNGGNELFNEFYKKFNIYGLPCGNTGAQMGGWFRKEIKSVADIQGLKMRIGGIAGSVLQKLGLVPQQLGGGDIYPALEKGTIDGAEWVGPYDDEKLGFAKVAPYYYYPGFWEGGPTVHAFVNLEKWNALPKAYQAALTAACTYANTQMAAKYDVVNPPALKRLVAAGTQLRPFPQDVMEACLKASNELYGEISAKNPDFKKAIETMAAFRSDQYLWWQVAELSFDVFQVRTRAR; encoded by the coding sequence ATGAAGCGTCGTCAGTTTATCCAGACCGCAGCGGCTGGCGCCGCCGCCACCGCTGCCGTGGCCATGCCGGCTGTCGCGCAGTCCAATCCGGAGGTGAAGTGGCGTCTGGCTTCCAGCTTCCCGAAGTCGCTCGATACGATCTATGCCGGCGCCGAAATCATGGCCAAGATGGTCTCCGAGCTGACCGACGGCAAGTTCCAGATCCAGGTCTTCGCGGCGGGCGAAATCGTGCCGGCGCTGCAGGCTGCTGACGCGGTCAGCAACAACACCGTCGAGATGTGCCATACCGTTTCGTATTACTATGTCGGCAAGGACCCGACCTTCGCGGTCGCCGCCTCGGTCCCGTTCGGGCTCAACGCCCGCCAGCAGAACGCCTGGCTGTTTCAGAACGGCGGCAACGAGCTGTTCAACGAGTTCTACAAGAAGTTCAACATTTACGGTCTGCCCTGCGGCAACACCGGCGCCCAGATGGGCGGCTGGTTCCGCAAGGAGATCAAGTCGGTCGCCGACATCCAGGGCCTGAAGATGCGCATCGGCGGCATCGCCGGCTCTGTGCTGCAGAAGCTCGGCCTCGTGCCGCAGCAGCTCGGCGGCGGCGACATCTATCCGGCGCTCGAAAAGGGCACGATCGACGGCGCCGAGTGGGTCGGCCCCTATGACGACGAGAAGCTCGGCTTCGCCAAGGTCGCGCCGTACTACTATTACCCGGGCTTCTGGGAAGGCGGGCCGACGGTCCATGCCTTCGTCAACCTGGAGAAGTGGAACGCCCTGCCGAAGGCTTACCAGGCCGCTCTGACCGCCGCCTGCACCTATGCCAACACCCAGATGGCGGCGAAGTACGACGTGGTGAACCCGCCGGCGCTGAAGCGCCTGGTCGCGGCCGGCACGCAGCTGCGCCCCTTCCCGCAGGACGTGATGGAAGCCTGCCTGAAGGCCTCCAACGAGCTCTATGGCGAAATCTCGGCCAAGAACCCGGACTTCAAGAAGGCGATCGAGACCATGGCCGCCTTCCGCTCGGACCAGTATCTCTGGTGGCAGGTCGCGGAACTCAGCTTCGACGTCTTCCAGGTCCGTACGCGGGCGCGCTGA
- a CDS encoding GNAT family N-acetyltransferase, whose amino-acid sequence MIETENLKLRRPVTEDLDAIHAMRRDPAVIRHLGGKPLNREEAWHRLTRLTGHWALRGYGMFIVVAKASGHVIGEVGLFDGYRGLSPDFDNAPEAGWILAAEAHGKGYAIEAATAAHRWFAQTHGEQRSVCIIAPDNLASLRVAQKLGYKSFGQVDYQGGPVTMLERIPF is encoded by the coding sequence ATGATCGAGACCGAAAACCTGAAACTGCGTCGCCCCGTGACGGAGGATCTCGATGCGATCCACGCCATGCGCCGCGACCCCGCCGTCATACGCCACCTCGGCGGCAAGCCCCTCAATCGCGAGGAGGCCTGGCACCGGCTGACCCGCCTCACGGGCCATTGGGCGCTCCGGGGTTACGGCATGTTCATCGTGGTCGCGAAAGCGAGCGGACACGTCATCGGCGAGGTCGGCCTGTTCGACGGTTACAGGGGCTTGTCTCCGGATTTCGACAATGCGCCGGAGGCGGGATGGATATTGGCGGCTGAGGCCCATGGCAAAGGCTATGCGATCGAGGCTGCCACTGCCGCCCATCGCTGGTTTGCGCAGACGCATGGCGAGCAGCGCAGCGTCTGCATCATAGCGCCCGACAACCTCGCGTCCCTACGCGTCGCGCAGAAGCTCGGCTACAAGAGCTTCGGACAGGTCGATTATCAGGGCGGGCCTGTGACGATGCTCGAACGCATTCCGTTTTGA
- the speB gene encoding agmatinase, translating to MDQDKLTKLRQRYAGAGGGDIHDPRFARVAAGQFTGDKRKWPFADVATFLGTPYRPEALTKPDLGGLDVAIIGVPMDLGVTNRAGARLGPRAVRAIERVGPMDPVLGTAPLTMVKAADIGDVPFRSRFSLENCHEDIEATFRTIVEAGVSPLAVGGDHSITYSILKAVGAKRPVGMVHIDAHCDTSGPYEGSKFHHGGPFRQAVLDGVLDPERVIQIGIRGGAEYLWEFSFESGMTVIHANEVDELGLDAVIAKALAVIGEGPTYVSFDVDSLDPGFAPGTGTPEVGGLTPREALAILRALKGRDIVAADVVEVAPQYDATSNTAQCAAQVLFTELCLLAEARAAGKGRP from the coding sequence ATGGATCAGGACAAGCTCACCAAGCTGCGGCAGCGCTATGCCGGCGCCGGCGGCGGCGACATCCACGATCCGCGCTTCGCCAGGGTGGCTGCGGGCCAATTCACCGGCGACAAGCGCAAATGGCCGTTTGCTGATGTCGCGACCTTCCTCGGCACACCTTACCGGCCGGAGGCGCTTACCAAGCCCGATCTCGGTGGGCTGGATGTCGCGATCATCGGTGTGCCGATGGATCTGGGCGTCACCAACCGGGCGGGTGCGCGCCTCGGCCCGCGCGCCGTCCGCGCCATCGAGCGCGTGGGCCCGATGGACCCTGTGCTCGGCACCGCGCCCCTCACCATGGTGAAGGCCGCCGATATCGGCGATGTGCCGTTCCGCTCGCGCTTCTCGCTCGAAAACTGCCATGAGGACATCGAGGCGACCTTCCGCACGATCGTCGAAGCCGGCGTCTCGCCGCTCGCCGTCGGTGGCGACCATTCGATCACCTATTCGATCCTGAAGGCCGTCGGCGCGAAGCGGCCGGTCGGCATGGTGCATATCGATGCCCATTGCGACACGTCCGGCCCGTATGAAGGCTCGAAGTTCCATCATGGCGGGCCGTTCCGCCAGGCGGTGCTCGACGGTGTGCTCGACCCCGAGCGCGTCATCCAGATCGGCATCCGCGGCGGCGCCGAATATCTCTGGGAGTTCTCCTTCGAGTCCGGCATGACCGTGATCCACGCCAACGAGGTGGACGAGCTCGGCCTCGATGCCGTGATCGCCAAGGCCCTGGCGGTGATCGGGGAGGGGCCGACTTACGTGTCCTTCGACGTCGACTCGCTCGATCCCGGATTCGCGCCCGGCACCGGGACCCCGGAGGTCGGCGGCTTGACGCCGCGCGAGGCGCTGGCGATTTTGCGCGCGCTCAAGGGGCGCGACATCGTTGCAGCGGATGTCGTAGAGGTTGCGCCGCAATACGATGCCACGAGCAACACCGCTCAATGCGCGGCGCAAGTGCTGTTCACGGAACTCTGCCTTCTGGCGGAGGCCCGCGCCGCAGGAAAAGGAAGACCATGA
- a CDS encoding MFS transporter, whose amino-acid sequence MTLAAHDRSLNADTSAVSSTPVGLVLFALAMGGFAIGTTEFAAMSLLPYFSAGLGIDEPTGGHVISIYALGVVVGAPLIAVLAARVPRRTLLIGLMGVFAIGNGLSALAPNYHWMLAFRFLSGLPHGAYFGVAALVAASLSAPNRRAQSVARVMLGLTIATILGVPAASWMGQVLGWRSGFAIVAVLALLTALLIGLFAPRDRVQPGASPLRELGALKRRQVWLTLATGAIGFGGLFAVYAYLASTLVAVTGVSPALVPVVLAVFGLGLTLGTLFAGWAADRALVPATAGMLLWSAFWLAAFPFAAGNIWAVSLVVFMIGAGGGLGAMLQTRLMDVADDAQTLAAALNHSAFNTANALGPWLGGMAIAAGYGWTSTGWVGAALALGGLAIWIVAVLDARR is encoded by the coding sequence ATGACCCTCGCCGCGCATGATCGCAGCCTGAACGCGGACACGTCCGCCGTCAGTTCGACGCCGGTCGGGCTGGTGCTGTTTGCGCTGGCCATGGGCGGATTTGCGATAGGGACCACCGAATTCGCGGCGATGAGCCTGCTGCCCTATTTCTCGGCCGGGCTGGGAATCGACGAGCCCACCGGGGGACACGTCATCAGCATCTACGCGCTCGGCGTGGTCGTCGGGGCGCCGCTCATCGCCGTGCTCGCTGCGCGGGTGCCGCGCCGCACACTCCTGATCGGCCTTATGGGCGTCTTCGCGATCGGAAACGGCCTGAGCGCGCTGGCGCCGAACTACCACTGGATGCTCGCCTTCCGCTTTCTCAGCGGCTTGCCGCATGGCGCCTATTTCGGCGTCGCGGCACTGGTGGCCGCCTCGCTCTCGGCACCGAACCGGCGCGCGCAATCGGTGGCGCGGGTCATGCTGGGCCTGACGATCGCGACGATCCTCGGCGTTCCCGCCGCGAGCTGGATGGGGCAAGTGCTGGGCTGGCGCTCGGGCTTCGCCATCGTCGCGGTTCTCGCCCTTCTGACGGCGCTGCTGATCGGGCTCTTCGCACCGCGCGACAGGGTTCAGCCCGGTGCGAGCCCCTTGCGCGAGCTTGGCGCGCTGAAGCGCCGGCAGGTCTGGCTGACGCTCGCCACCGGTGCGATCGGCTTCGGCGGGCTCTTCGCGGTCTACGCCTATCTGGCTTCGACATTGGTGGCTGTCACCGGCGTTTCGCCCGCGCTCGTGCCCGTCGTGCTCGCCGTCTTCGGATTGGGGCTGACGCTCGGCACGCTCTTCGCCGGCTGGGCGGCCGACCGGGCGCTGGTTCCCGCCACGGCCGGCATGCTGCTCTGGAGCGCGTTCTGGCTCGCCGCCTTCCCCTTCGCCGCCGGCAATATCTGGGCGGTCTCGCTGGTCGTCTTCATGATCGGTGCCGGTGGCGGCCTCGGCGCCATGCTGCAGACCCGCCTGATGGACGTGGCCGACGATGCGCAGACGCTCGCCGCCGCGCTCAACCACAGCGCCTTCAACACCGCCAATGCGCTCGGCCCCTGGCTGGGCGGCATGGCGATCGCCGCCGGCTACGGCTGGACCTCGACCGGCTGGGTCGGCGCGGCGCTGGCGCTCGGCGGCCTCGCGATCTGGATCGTGGCGGTTCTCGACGCCCGCCGCTGA
- a CDS encoding transporter substrate-binding domain-containing protein, which yields MKSFVRFVAAAALTLAGATGALAQAKEWKEIRIGTEGAYPPYNNLNAKKELEGFEIDYGNLLCEKMKVKCTWVVQDWDGIIPALQANKYDVIFAGMNATDERKKQVDFTSVYSKTPIWVIGPKSTKSDDISPAALKGKSIGAQGSTIHANYVEKFYKDSTARLYPTQEEANLDLLNGRLDYIVADALALADFLKGKGKDCCKKIAEVKRDDAIHGAGVAGAVRKSDTALKDMISKAIAETMADGSHKKLEDKWFKYE from the coding sequence ATGAAAAGTTTCGTTCGGTTCGTCGCGGCTGCGGCGTTGACGCTGGCTGGTGCGACAGGCGCTCTCGCCCAGGCCAAGGAGTGGAAGGAGATTCGGATCGGCACGGAAGGCGCCTATCCGCCCTACAACAACCTGAACGCCAAGAAGGAGCTCGAGGGCTTCGAGATCGACTACGGCAACCTGCTCTGCGAGAAGATGAAGGTGAAATGCACCTGGGTGGTGCAGGACTGGGACGGCATCATCCCGGCGCTGCAGGCCAACAAGTACGACGTCATCTTCGCCGGCATGAACGCGACCGATGAGCGCAAGAAGCAGGTCGACTTCACGTCGGTCTACAGCAAGACCCCGATCTGGGTGATCGGGCCCAAGAGCACCAAGTCGGACGACATTTCGCCTGCCGCTCTCAAGGGCAAGTCGATCGGCGCGCAGGGCTCGACGATCCACGCGAACTATGTCGAGAAATTCTACAAGGATTCGACCGCGCGCCTCTATCCCACCCAGGAAGAGGCCAATCTCGATCTGCTCAACGGTCGCCTCGACTATATCGTCGCCGACGCGCTCGCTCTCGCCGACTTCCTCAAGGGGAAGGGCAAGGACTGCTGCAAGAAGATCGCCGAGGTGAAGCGCGACGACGCCATCCACGGCGCCGGTGTCGCCGGTGCGGTCCGCAAGTCGGACACGGCTCTGAAGGACATGATCAGCAAGGCCATCGCCGAGACCATGGCCGACGGATCGCACAAGAAGCTCGAGGACAAGTGGTTCAAGTACGAGTGA
- a CDS encoding ABC transporter permease: MFDKLALLGFGPGGWGWALLQGAANTISVALATLPFGLALGLVIALCKRSDHVILRGLATIYATVFRGVPELLTLYIIYFGIQVLVQRVWTGFSIPPFVAGMVALGLVLAAFSSEVWVGALNSIQKGQREAASALGLSKAQAFRLVVFPQLIRVALPGLGNNWMVLLKETSLISVITLQDIMFIATRANVVTKEPFLFFGTAMLLYFFFSLVSAWGIDRLEQRTQRGQAAFGGATR; encoded by the coding sequence ATGTTCGATAAACTTGCTCTGCTCGGCTTCGGTCCCGGCGGCTGGGGCTGGGCCCTGCTGCAAGGCGCCGCCAACACCATCTCGGTCGCTCTCGCAACGCTGCCCTTCGGCCTGGCGCTCGGCCTCGTCATCGCGCTGTGCAAGCGCTCCGACCACGTGATTCTGCGGGGGCTGGCGACGATCTACGCCACCGTGTTCCGCGGCGTGCCGGAGCTTCTGACGCTCTACATCATCTATTTCGGCATTCAGGTTCTGGTGCAGCGCGTCTGGACCGGTTTCTCGATACCGCCCTTCGTCGCCGGCATGGTCGCGCTCGGCCTGGTGCTGGCGGCCTTCTCCAGCGAGGTCTGGGTCGGCGCGCTGAATTCGATCCAGAAGGGCCAACGCGAGGCGGCCTCGGCGCTGGGGCTGTCGAAGGCGCAGGCCTTCCGGCTCGTCGTCTTCCCGCAACTGATCCGCGTGGCGCTGCCGGGGCTCGGCAACAACTGGATGGTGCTGCTGAAGGAAACCTCGCTGATATCGGTCATCACGCTGCAGGACATCATGTTCATCGCGACGCGGGCCAATGTCGTGACCAAGGAGCCGTTCCTGTTCTTCGGCACGGCGATGCTGCTCTATTTCTTCTTCTCGCTGGTTTCCGCCTGGGGCATCGACAGGCTGGAACAACGCACCCAACGCGGCCAGGCCGCTTTCGGCGGAGCGACGCGATGA
- a CDS encoding ABC transporter permease: MNWCEYPGSWVGSEVLQNYGCRMASGLWVTFELVAVSVAIGFVLALGLAITRLYGPRWARMAVSGYTTFLRGTPLLCQLFLVYYGLGQFREFWQDVGLWWFFREPFYCAAFTFTINTAAYQAEILRGAIQAIPRGQFEGALSLGLHRWATLRRVVLPQAMILALRPLGNELIVMIKSSAIVSLVTLFDLMGATRLAFARSFDLSIYLYAALIYLVLVEIIRRVWDRLELRLSRHLALR; the protein is encoded by the coding sequence ATGAACTGGTGCGAATATCCCGGTTCCTGGGTCGGCAGCGAGGTTCTGCAGAACTATGGTTGCCGGATGGCGAGCGGCCTCTGGGTCACTTTCGAGCTCGTGGCGGTGTCGGTCGCCATCGGCTTCGTGCTCGCGCTCGGCCTCGCCATTACCAGGCTCTATGGTCCGCGCTGGGCGCGGATGGCGGTCAGCGGCTACACCACCTTCCTGCGCGGCACGCCGCTGCTCTGCCAGCTTTTCCTGGTGTATTACGGCCTCGGCCAGTTCCGCGAGTTCTGGCAGGATGTCGGCCTGTGGTGGTTCTTCCGCGAGCCGTTCTATTGTGCGGCCTTCACCTTCACCATCAACACCGCCGCCTACCAGGCCGAGATCCTGCGCGGCGCCATCCAGGCGATCCCGCGCGGGCAATTCGAGGGGGCGCTCTCGCTCGGCCTGCATCGCTGGGCGACGCTGCGCCGCGTCGTGCTGCCCCAGGCGATGATCCTGGCGTTGCGCCCGCTCGGCAACGAGCTGATCGTGATGATCAAGTCCAGCGCGATCGTCTCGCTGGTAACGCTGTTCGACTTGATGGGCGCGACGCGGCTCGCCTTCGCCCGCTCCTTCGACCTGTCGATCTATCTCTATGCGGCGCTGATCTATCTGGTTTTGGTCGAGATCATCCGCCGCGTCTGGGATCGTCTCGAACTCAGGTTGAGCCGCCACCTGGCCCTGCGCTGA
- the map gene encoding type I methionyl aminopeptidase: MTISNDDELRALGEIGRIVARTLAAMGKALEPGMTTAELDAIGRDFLERHGARPAPELAYDFPGATCISVNEEIAHGIPGERRILAGDLVNVDVSAEKDGFFSDTGASFAVPPVKPKLERLCRDGRRALWAGIAQVGAGKPLAGIGQAVGRFADKNGYTLVRNLASHGVGRSLHEEPTEIATWPDRRERRTMTNGLVFTVEPFLSLGADWAEQGDDDRWTLYSEPCAPTVQYEHTVVATPRGAVVLTLPG; this comes from the coding sequence ATGACCATATCCAACGACGATGAATTGCGCGCACTCGGCGAGATCGGCCGGATCGTGGCGCGCACCCTGGCTGCCATGGGCAAGGCGCTCGAGCCCGGCATGACCACCGCGGAGCTCGATGCGATCGGGCGCGATTTCCTCGAACGCCACGGCGCGCGCCCGGCCCCGGAACTCGCCTATGACTTCCCCGGCGCGACCTGCATCAGCGTCAACGAGGAGATCGCGCACGGCATCCCCGGCGAGCGGCGCATCCTCGCGGGGGACCTCGTCAATGTCGACGTCTCCGCGGAGAAGGACGGCTTTTTCTCCGACACCGGCGCTTCCTTCGCCGTGCCGCCGGTCAAGCCAAAGCTGGAGCGGCTGTGCCGCGACGGCCGGCGCGCGCTCTGGGCCGGTATCGCGCAGGTCGGCGCGGGCAAGCCGCTGGCCGGCATCGGCCAGGCTGTAGGACGCTTCGCCGACAAGAACGGCTATACACTGGTGCGCAACCTCGCGAGCCACGGCGTCGGTCGCTCGCTCCATGAGGAGCCGACGGAGATCGCGACCTGGCCCGACCGGCGCGAACGCCGGACGATGACGAATGGGCTCGTCTTCACCGTCGAGCCGTTCCTGTCGCTGGGAGCGGACTGGGCGGAACAGGGGGACGATGATCGCTGGACGCTCTACAGCGAGCCTTGCGCGCCCACCGTGCAGTACGAGCACACCGTCGTCGCGACCCCGCGCGGCGCCGTCGTCCTGACCCTGCCGGGCTGA
- a CDS encoding multidrug effflux MFS transporter, which translates to MTAGSAKPTLAILVAISALQPIALNLLAPATPALTRHFASNYATIQLTLTLFLVSVALTQLVIGPLSDRFGRRPCVNAGVALFVLGSVMGALAPSTEILLTARILEGAGSGAVFALSRAIIRDSANRDEAASQIASVTMVMVVAPMLAPWLGGQIETALGWRTIFWFMTLFGTCVLALTVLRLPETAPHIGAQSSLLGVFRAFPELVRNRGFLLNVAAGTSAVSAFFVFIAATPFIVVETMGHGSDAYGSYFILNALGYMLGNFAMSRLAVRVGTPKMVRLGLVISFIGTGAALALSFSPWWSPLTLFLPLAVNAIGNGLTIPGATADALSARPELAGSAAGLLGAIQLGISAGLTVLISWLVTLWPQSMNVLVWLLIALGLVAVGLARKGRGPAI; encoded by the coding sequence GTGACGGCTGGATCGGCCAAGCCGACGCTGGCGATCCTGGTCGCGATCTCCGCGCTCCAGCCGATCGCGCTCAACCTGCTGGCTCCGGCGACGCCGGCCCTGACCCGCCACTTCGCATCGAACTACGCCACGATCCAGCTCACGCTGACGCTGTTCCTGGTCTCGGTCGCCCTGACGCAGCTCGTCATCGGGCCCTTGTCGGACCGCTTCGGCCGCCGCCCCTGCGTCAATGCCGGGGTTGCCTTGTTCGTGCTGGGCTCGGTAATGGGAGCGCTGGCGCCTTCGACCGAAATCCTGCTGACGGCGCGCATACTGGAAGGAGCCGGCTCGGGCGCCGTCTTCGCGCTGTCGCGGGCGATCATCCGCGACAGCGCCAATCGCGACGAGGCCGCGAGCCAGATCGCCAGCGTGACGATGGTGATGGTGGTGGCGCCGATGCTCGCGCCCTGGCTCGGCGGCCAGATCGAGACCGCGCTCGGCTGGCGCACCATCTTCTGGTTCATGACCCTGTTCGGCACCTGCGTGCTCGCGCTCACCGTCCTGCGACTGCCGGAGACGGCGCCCCATATCGGCGCGCAGAGCTCCCTGCTCGGGGTGTTTCGTGCCTTTCCGGAGCTCGTGCGCAACCGGGGTTTCCTGCTGAACGTCGCGGCCGGAACCAGCGCTGTGTCGGCCTTCTTCGTCTTCATCGCCGCGACGCCGTTCATCGTCGTCGAGACGATGGGGCACGGCTCCGACGCCTATGGCAGCTACTTCATCCTCAATGCGCTCGGCTACATGCTCGGCAACTTCGCCATGTCGCGGCTGGCAGTGCGGGTCGGCACGCCGAAGATGGTGCGGCTCGGCCTCGTGATCTCGTTCATCGGAACGGGCGCGGCGCTTGCCCTGTCGTTCTCACCCTGGTGGTCGCCGCTGACCCTGTTCCTGCCGCTGGCCGTGAACGCCATCGGCAATGGCCTGACGATACCCGGTGCCACAGCCGACGCGCTCTCCGCACGTCCCGAACTTGCCGGCTCCGCCGCGGGACTGCTGGGCGCGATCCAGCTCGGGATCAGCGCCGGGCTGACCGTGCTGATCAGCTGGCTGGTGACCCTTTGGCCGCAATCCATGAACGTGCTGGTCTGGCTGCTGATCGCGCTCGGCCTCGTCGCGGTCGGCTTAGCCCGCAAAGGACGTGGCCCGGCGATCTGA
- a CDS encoding DMT family transporter produces MASAAENRRGVVFMLAAMSLFVVNDTLMKLARETYPAGQAIALRTVFAVVVGFALVFAARESDRLATAFRPRVLLRGLLEALSALTFGWSLGLLPLANMTAINMASPLLIVALAVVLRIERVGWRRALALTVGFIGVLFIVRPGAASFNAAALVALLSTFLVACRDLTTRSIGDDVPSTVISLTTTVVVGLVAFGYGLTEQWLPVWRIESVYVALAAVLVTVGTFFIISAFRRTDVAVISQYRYAVIVFATLLGYLVWGDVPDLFAFLGIGLIVGSGLYTMHRQRVRPDSNLKLTRKPTA; encoded by the coding sequence TTGGCCAGCGCAGCCGAAAATCGCCGCGGCGTCGTCTTCATGCTCGCGGCCATGTCGCTCTTCGTCGTCAACGACACGCTGATGAAGTTGGCCCGCGAGACCTATCCGGCCGGACAGGCGATCGCGCTGAGGACGGTCTTCGCGGTCGTCGTCGGTTTCGCGCTCGTCTTCGCAGCACGCGAGAGCGACCGCCTCGCCACGGCCTTCCGGCCACGCGTGTTGCTGCGCGGCCTGCTCGAAGCCTTGAGCGCGTTGACCTTCGGCTGGTCGCTGGGCCTGTTGCCGCTCGCCAACATGACGGCGATCAACATGGCCTCCCCGCTGCTCATCGTCGCTCTCGCGGTCGTGCTGCGGATCGAGCGCGTCGGCTGGCGACGGGCGCTGGCACTCACCGTCGGCTTCATCGGCGTGCTGTTCATCGTGCGGCCGGGTGCGGCCTCCTTCAACGCGGCCGCTCTCGTTGCCCTGCTCAGCACCTTCCTCGTCGCCTGCCGCGACCTGACGACGCGCAGCATCGGCGACGACGTTCCCTCGACGGTCATCTCGCTGACCACGACGGTCGTCGTCGGCCTCGTCGCGTTCGGCTACGGCTTGACCGAGCAGTGGCTGCCGGTCTGGCGGATCGAAAGCGTCTATGTGGCGCTGGCCGCCGTCCTGGTCACGGTCGGGACCTTCTTCATCATCAGCGCCTTCCGCCGCACCGATGTCGCCGTGATCTCGCAGTATCGCTATGCCGTCATCGTCTTCGCCACGCTGCTCGGCTATCTCGTCTGGGGCGACGTGCCCGATCTCTTTGCCTTCCTCGGCATCGGGCTGATCGTCGGCAGCGGACTCTATACGATGCATCGGCAGCGCGTGCGGCCCGATTCGAACCTCAAGCTGACCCGAAAGCCGACGGCGTGA
- the solA gene encoding N-methyl-L-tryptophan oxidase, with amino-acid sequence MSQHSYDVIVAGVGAMGSAACWHLAKRGLKVLGLERFELGHAMGSSHGLTRIIRLAYFEGSHYVPIVRRAHELWAETGEQAGMKLLHVTGSLDLAPKGGGPVESSLQSCLDHGLTHEVLEGAEVMRRFPGFQLPAGHVGLWQPDGGFVASEKAIYAHVGLAQSRGADIRTNEPLLDWTPTAQGGVVVRTERGTYSAGRLVITSGGWIADAVPALSERVSTVKQAIGWFTTRRPELFREGAFPVFILSVEEGNFYGFPLYEHPGFKLGGPHFGREPMDPREPDRTPSENQVQRIRECLARYIPDAAGEPLTVKGCVYSVSPDEGFIIDTVPGVPQAVFASACSGHGFKFASAIGEILADLSTTGQSPFDLTPFSLSRFAA; translated from the coding sequence ATGAGCCAGCACAGCTATGACGTCATCGTCGCCGGCGTCGGCGCCATGGGGTCGGCCGCCTGCTGGCACCTCGCCAAGCGCGGGCTCAAGGTTCTCGGCCTCGAGCGCTTCGAACTCGGCCATGCGATGGGCTCCTCGCACGGCCTGACGCGGATCATCCGCCTCGCCTATTTCGAAGGCTCGCACTACGTCCCGATCGTGCGGCGTGCGCATGAACTCTGGGCGGAAACCGGCGAACAGGCCGGCATGAAGCTGCTCCATGTCACCGGCTCGCTCGACCTCGCGCCGAAAGGCGGCGGACCGGTCGAATCCTCCCTGCAATCCTGTCTCGACCACGGGTTGACGCATGAGGTTCTGGAGGGAGCCGAGGTGATGCGCCGCTTCCCTGGCTTCCAGCTTCCGGCCGGGCATGTCGGGCTGTGGCAGCCGGATGGCGGTTTCGTCGCGTCGGAAAAGGCGATCTATGCTCATGTCGGGCTGGCGCAATCGCGCGGGGCCGACATCCGCACCAACGAGCCGCTGCTGGACTGGACGCCGACGGCGCAGGGCGGTGTCGTCGTCCGCACCGAACGCGGCACCTACTCGGCCGGCCGCCTCGTCATCACCTCGGGTGGCTGGATCGCCGACGCGGTGCCGGCCCTGTCGGAACGGGTCAGCACCGTGAAGCAGGCGATCGGCTGGTTCACCACGCGGCGGCCCGAACTCTTTCGCGAGGGTGCCTTCCCCGTCTTCATCCTCAGCGTCGAGGAAGGCAATTTCTACGGTTTCCCGCTCTACGAGCATCCGGGCTTCAAGCTCGGCGGGCCGCATTTCGGGCGCGAGCCCATGGACCCGCGCGAGCCGGACCGGACGCCGAGCGAAAACCAGGTCCAGCGCATCCGCGAGTGCCTCGCGCGCTATATTCCCGATGCGGCCGGCGAGCCTCTGACGGTGAAGGGCTGCGTCTACAGCGTTTCGCCCGACGAGGGCTTCATCATCGACACCGTGCCTGGCGTGCCGCAGGCCGTCTTCGCCTCGGCCTGCTCGGGCCACGGCTTCAAATTCGCCAGCGCGATCGGCGAAATCCTGGCCGATCTTTCGACCACCGGCCAGTCGCCCTTCGATCTGACGCCATTCTCGCTTTCCCGCTTCGCGGCCTAA